The sequence below is a genomic window from Bacteroidales bacterium.
GTGGCCGCTCAGGAATACTTCAGCATCCAGTGTTTCGAGCATCTTTGTCAGGGTCAGCACATGCTGAAAGGAGTTGCCGTTCTTGTTGGAATGGATGAGTTGCGGTCTTCCGCTAAAAAACTGGTCGCCCAGAAAGGCCACCTTATCTTCAGGGTGATACACTACGATATCCCCCGTGGTATGGCCCACACCAAAGTAATGGAGTTCCACTTTATCCTCTCCCATCCAGATGTTCAGGTTTTCCTGAAAGGTCAGGGAGGGCGTAAAGGGATAAAATTCAGGCTCTCCCCAGTCCGGGGCGCGGCCAAAATTCTCCTTGAAGAAATCATCCCGGCAGTTTATATGTGCTATGAAAGTGACTGAAGCCGGGAAATACCTGTTTCCCATGATATGGTCGCCGTCGCTATGGGTATTCACCAGATACTTAACGGGCTTATCGGTAAGACCCTGAATGGCAGCCAGAGTTTGATCGACCGACTCTTTGTTCATTTTCGAATCAATGACCAGCACCTCTCTGTCGCCGATAATTACA
It includes:
- a CDS encoding MBL fold metallo-hydrolase is translated as MKRYHSTEILLLFLILLSTVFLKAQERESPPVSLEKITERIYQINGGQGSNGGVIIGDREVLVIDSKMNKESVDQTLAAIQGLTDKPVKYLVNTHSDGDHIMGNRYFPASVTFIAHINCRDDFFKENFGRAPDWGEPEFYPFTPSLTFQENLNIWMGEDKVELHYFGVGHTTGDIVVYHPEDKVAFLGDQFFSGRPQLIHSNKNGNSFQHVLTLTKMLETLDAEVFLSGHSDPVGRGEIQQHIRQMADRQDKVRELISQDKSLEETLKEFDENETRLVTSIYQEITGKGPGQSNENPY